The nucleotide sequence CCGGCCGATGGTGAGCCTGCGCGCGGTCGACAAGCACTTCGGCGACCTCCACGTGCTGCAGAACATCGACCTCGACGTCGCCGAGCGCGAGGTCGTCGTCGTCATCGGGCCGTCCGGGTCCGGCAAGTCGACGCTGTGCCGGTCCATCAACCGCCTGGAGACCATCGACTCCGGCGAGATCCGCGTCGACGGCGAGCTGCTGCCGGAAGAGGGCGCGCCGCTCGCCAAGCTCCGCGCCGAGGTCGGGATGGTGTTCCAGTCGTTCAACCTGTTCGCCCACCGGACGATCCTCGACAACGTCACCCTCGCTCCCCTCAAGGTGCGCAAGCTCGGCAAGGATGCCGCACGCGCCCAGGCGATGGAGCTGCTCGACCGGGTCGGCATCGCCGACAAGGCGGACAGCCACCCGGCCCAGCTCTCCGGCGGCCAGCAGCAGCGCGCGGCCATCGCCCGCGCTCTCGCCATGCAGCCGAAGGTCATGCTCTTCGACGAGCCGACCAGCGCCCTCGACCCCGAGATGGTCGGCGAGGTGCTCGACGTCATGACCTCCCTCGCGAAGGAGGGCATGACGATGATCGTCGTCACCCACGAGATGGGCTTCGCCCGCCGCGCCGCCGACCGCGTCGTCTTCATGGACCGCGGGCAGATCGTCGAGCAGGCCGCCCCAGCACAGTTCTTCGACTCCCCCGCCACCGAGCGGGCGAAGTCGTTCCTGGCCTCCGTGCTCTCGCACTAGCACCCGCACCGCACGAGGCCGCGCACCACCGTTCCACATCACACCGAAGTCCAATCAGAAAGGGATGCATCCCATGACCCGCAGCATCCGCAGGAAGAGCGCCGTCGCCGGCGTCCTGCTCGCGGCCGTGACGCTCGCCGTCACCGCCTGCTCCGGCAACACGGCACTGCCCGGCAGCGACGCGAGCTCGACCGCGTCGGGGGACTCCGTCCTCGCCGGCGCCCCCGTCGCGAAGGCCGACCTCATCCTCTCCGGCTCGACCATGGAGAAGATCAAGAAGCGCGGCAAGCTCATCGTCGCCGAGGCCCTCGACGCCCCGCTGCTCTCGCAGCAGGACCCGACCGACCCGCAGAAGGTCAACGGCTTCGACGCCGAGCTGGCCAAGCTGCTGGCGATCTACATCATCGGCAAGCCGAACGTCGAGATCGTTCCGCCGGCCTCCGAGACCCGTGAGGCGATGCTGCAGAACGACACGGTCGACGTCGTCTTCAACACCTACACGATCACCGAGGAGCGGGCCAAGCAGGTCGACTTCGCCGGCCCCTACTTCGAGTCCGGTCTTGCGGTCGCGGTCAAGAGCGACAACAAGGACATCAAGAGCTACAAGGACCTCGACGGCAAGAACGTGATCGTCGGCGCCAACACGCCGGCCGTCACCGAGGTGCCGAAGATCGCCCCGAAGGCGACGGTCACCGCGTTCGGCACCGACCCGGCCGCCGTCCAGGCGCTCATCCAGGGCCGCGGCGACGCCTACGTGCAGGACTACACGCTGCTCGCGAGCGACGCCGCCAGCGAGAAGCAGATCAAGGTCGTCGGGCAGCCCTTCACCAAGGAGCCGTACGGCATCGGCCTGAAGCACGGTGACGACGACTTCAAGAAGTTCGTCAACGAGTGGCTGAAGACCATCCAGAAGGACGGCCAGTGGGGCAAGGCGTGGAAGACCACGCTCGGCACCGTGACCGACTCGGACATCCCGACGCCGCCGGAGATCGGGTCGGTCCCCGGCTCCTGATCCGACCGCACCAGACCGGCCGGATGCGCGCGAGAGGCACCCACACAGGCCCGCGCGCATCCGGCCCCCCACTCCCCGACCGCCACTCCCCCGACCACTCGACGAGAGAACGATGAACCCCCTGATCGACAACCTCGGGCCGCTGGCCCAGGCACTCGGCACCACGCTGCTGATGGCCGTGGTGGCCGGCGTCGGCTCCATCGTGCTCGGCGTGCTGGTCACGATCGCCCGCGTCAGCCCCATCCCGGTGCTGCGCGCGGCTGCGTTCCTGTACGTCCAGTTCTTCATCAACGTCCCGCTGCTGGCCCTGCTGCTGCTCGCGGTATTCGCACTGCCGGATGCGGGCATCCTGCTCCCGCTGACTCCGACCGCGATCATCGTGCTCACCGTCTACGAGGCGGCGTACGTCGCGGAGGCGGTGCGATCGGGTGTCAACACCGTCCCCGTCGGCCAGGTCGAGGCCTCCCGTGCGCTCGGCCTCACCCTGTGGCAGTCGCTGCGCTACGTCGTCGTCCCGCAGGCGCTGCGCGCCGTCGTGCAGCCCATCGGCAACGTCATGATCGCGCTCGCGATGAACACGGCCCTCGCCGCGGCCGTCGGCGTCGTCGAGCTCACGGCCGAGGTCAACAAGGTCAACCTCGTCGCCGCGCAGCCCATCCTGATCTTCTCCAGCGCCGGACTCATCTACATGGCCATCGCCCTCGCCATCGGCCTCGCCGCCGGCTGGGTCGAGCGGAAGGTGGCGATCGCCCGATGACCGCACAGCTCATCCCGGACCGGCCGGTTCCCGCCCGCGCCCGGCGCCCGAAGCGTCAGTACGGCGCCTCGTTCATCTACGACGTTCCCGGTCCGCGCGGCCGTCGCAACATCCTCATCGGGTCGATCGTCAGCGTCGTCGTCTTCGCTGCGATCGTCGGCCTGGGGCTCTGGCAGTTCGCCGCCCACGGCCAGCTCGCACCGGAGCGCTGGGCGCCGTTCACCGAGTGGGCCATCTGGCAGTACCTGCTGGTCGGTCTGCTCGGGACGCTGGAGGCGGCGGCGATCGTCGCGGTGCTCGGCGCTGCGCTCGGAACCGTGCTGGCGCTCGGCCGGGTCAGCCAGGTGCGCTGGGTCCGCTTCGTCTGCGGGCTCTACATCGAGATCGCCCGTACCGTCCCGGTACTTCTGGTCATCTACCTGATGCTGTTCGGCCTCCCGCAGATCGGCATCAACCTTCCGACACTCTG is from Leifsonia sp. 466MF and encodes:
- a CDS encoding amino acid ABC transporter ATP-binding protein, whose amino-acid sequence is MTATDARPMVSLRAVDKHFGDLHVLQNIDLDVAEREVVVVIGPSGSGKSTLCRSINRLETIDSGEIRVDGELLPEEGAPLAKLRAEVGMVFQSFNLFAHRTILDNVTLAPLKVRKLGKDAARAQAMELLDRVGIADKADSHPAQLSGGQQQRAAIARALAMQPKVMLFDEPTSALDPEMVGEVLDVMTSLAKEGMTMIVVTHEMGFARRAADRVVFMDRGQIVEQAAPAQFFDSPATERAKSFLASVLSH
- a CDS encoding glutamate ABC transporter substrate-binding protein, which codes for MTRSIRRKSAVAGVLLAAVTLAVTACSGNTALPGSDASSTASGDSVLAGAPVAKADLILSGSTMEKIKKRGKLIVAEALDAPLLSQQDPTDPQKVNGFDAELAKLLAIYIIGKPNVEIVPPASETREAMLQNDTVDVVFNTYTITEERAKQVDFAGPYFESGLAVAVKSDNKDIKSYKDLDGKNVIVGANTPAVTEVPKIAPKATVTAFGTDPAAVQALIQGRGDAYVQDYTLLASDAASEKQIKVVGQPFTKEPYGIGLKHGDDDFKKFVNEWLKTIQKDGQWGKAWKTTLGTVTDSDIPTPPEIGSVPGS
- a CDS encoding amino acid ABC transporter permease yields the protein MNPLIDNLGPLAQALGTTLLMAVVAGVGSIVLGVLVTIARVSPIPVLRAAAFLYVQFFINVPLLALLLLAVFALPDAGILLPLTPTAIIVLTVYEAAYVAEAVRSGVNTVPVGQVEASRALGLTLWQSLRYVVVPQALRAVVQPIGNVMIALAMNTALAAAVGVVELTAEVNKVNLVAAQPILIFSSAGLIYMAIALAIGLAAGWVERKVAIAR